The nucleotide sequence ATAGCTTTTTGTTTTCATTTATCTTTTTCTATTTAACCCCGACTTCAAAAATTTCCTCTAGTAGTTATTTTATTTTCTCCTTATTTTTATCTCATTTTATTATCCCAAGCGATTATCGAATCTCTATTCTTTAATTTTTTCATTAAGTTGTCCTGTAGTGGAATTTGATTTATATAGAACTGAGTTCTGATCTGATAAATTCAATTTTCTTCCTTTACTAGACGAGTTCGTTATTAGGGAAGGACAAATCTCAAATCTTAGCTGAAATAGGGATGAAGTAATTTATTAATATCTCCCTATATTTTAATAAACTTTTAGCTTCGTCTATAAACTCAGATTTTTAAGGATTGAAGATTTCATACTTCCATTTTCGGATGTGCGATAAATTTCTCACATTTGCTAAAAAATTGCTCAAGAGCAAAGAGCAATTCCGATTGGATTCACATGATCAAATATTGTTGTATCAACAAAAGACATTCTTATTCTAATTGCTTAAGGGGGTCTTTTTAAATTGGCACGATTTTTGCAATGTAGTTTGACGAAGGAGTTTAAAAGGAGGAATAAAATGAAATACAACTTTGATCAGGAAATTAACCGGATGAAAACGGCTTGCGAAAAGTGGGATGATCTAGAGACGCGCTTTGGTGTGAATAATGTCCTGCCAATGTGGGTGGCTGATATGGATTTTATGGCACCGCCTGCTGTTATCGAAGCCTTAAAGGAAAGGGTAGAGCATGGGATACTCGGTTATACCTATCGCCCAGACACGTATTTTGAAGCCATTATGGAATGGGTGTCACGAAGACATCAATGGTCAATTGAGAAAGAATGGATTACCCATAGCCCGGGTGTTATCCCGGCTTTGGCATTTATCTTACGTTCATTAACCCAGCCAGGTGATAAGATTATCGTTCAATCACCAGTCTACCATCACTTCTTCCGAGTGATTGAATCTCAAGGAAGAACGGTTGTGAACAACCCTCTTTGTTTTGAGGAAGGACGATACACCATGGATTTTGCAGATTTAGAGGCTCAGATTGATTCGTCAGTTAAAATGTTAATCCTTTGTAGCCCGCATAATCCAGTGGGAAGGGTATGGACACGAGAAGAGCTCACACGTCTTGGGGAAATCTGTCTAGCAAACAATATATTGATTGTTTCCGACGAAATTCATTTTGATCTTGTGTACAAAAAGTATAAACATGTCCCAATCGCCTCGATTTCAGAAGCGCTAGCTAAACAGACCATCACGTGCTTCTCGCCAAGTAAGACATTTAATATTTGGGGAGTGCAAACATCTGTTGTTGTTATTCCAAATAGTGATCTGAGAGAACTCTATAATCGTGAAATCAACAGTATGGCAATTGGATGGGCGACCCCATTTGGTATAACTGCTTTGGAAAGTTCCTATCGATTCGGAGAAGAATGGCTAGAACAACTGATTGATTATTTAAAGGGAAATGTTGATTTTCTTCAGAGCTATTTGAAAAATCATATCCCTCAAATCAAACTTATCGAACCGGAGGGGACTTACTTGCTATGGCTCGACTGTCGAGAATTCGGATTTGATGTGAAGGAATTAGACCAATTTATGCTGCATAAAGCAAGATTGGCCTTAAATGAAGGGCACATTTTTGGTCAAGGGGGAGAAGGCTTTATGCGAATGAATATCGCATGTCCCCGTTCTACGTTAAACAAAGCTCTACGCCAATTAGAGCAAGCGGTCAAGCAACTTTCCCATATAGAAAAGTAAAACATAATAACATTGAGGAGGAATGAATGATGAATCAAACTAATGAATATGATTTCACAGATTTTGTTCGTGAGATGACCGTTATGGTTGAACGGTGTCATAATGATAATGAATGTGTTATTGAAGCAGAAAGATTGGTTGGTAAACTAATCCAGTCAAGTTCGTGGCTTTCTTCCGAGAAGAAAATACCCAGTGACAAGGGATACGCACGACATCTGCTGTACTGTGATCCAGAGGATCGTTTCGAAGTGATAGCGCTAGTCTGGAAACCCGGTCAGAAGACCACTCTACATGATCACGATAATACATGGGGAGCAGAAGGAGTCATCGAGGGTCAGATCAAAGTGACTAATTATATACGATTAAAGGAATTATCAGGGGGCAAAATTGTTCAGTTAAAGCATGTAGATACTACAATTGTAGGTGAGCGGGGGACAGGAAAATTATTGCCCCCAGCAGACTGTCACATCTTAGAAGGGATAGGGAATAAACCTGCTATCACTATCCATGTTTACGGAAAACAATTGAAAAAATTTCGGGAATTTACTCCATTAGATGAAGAGGGGCTATATATTGCTCAAGAAAAGCAGGTGGAATACACACCTGCACAGGTGTGTATTAAATAGAAAAGGCGTGTCGAAGACCAGCCCTGCTGTTTGACAGCTACATGTTGGTAAGCAGTGCCCTAAGAAGGTGAAAGGTAACATGACGCTAATTGTCCTTTAAACTGGCCAAGATTTTATAATAAATGATGGAGGCAAATGCTATGGCCTCCTCCACTCTCCGCTATTCTCGTTATCGAGTTAAAGGAAATTCAAAAACAATAGATAAGTATTCCCGTGTAAAAGATGAACAACAAATTAATCTTTTATTGATAATTGGATGGTTTACCCTGACTTCCCTACCATTTGGTTGAAACAAGGGTGAAACGAAAAAATTTATAAGAAGCAGAGAGGCTAACCTTGTGAACCTATCGAAATATGGAGTGAATGTCATAGCCTCCAGATTAACTGAAAACTTTTCTAAAAAGAATTTTTACCACTAATATACAAGGAGTAAAGAAATGCTAAACCCGTTAGCTCTAGAATTAAATAATAAAATAGAAGACAATGATGCATACATTTATCAAATGTTATCCTCACTTGGAAGGTCCTTGTATTTTCCAAAAGGAATTGTAAGTCAAAGCACAGAAGCGCTTCAGAAAGCCCATAAATTTAATGCAACAATTGGGGTTGCCACTAAAAAAGAAAGCCCAATGTACTTAAACGCTCTACAGAGCAAACTGTCAGCATTTGATCCAAAAGATTTATATCCTTATGCTCCGCCAACTGGAAAAATGGAGCTGCGCAAGATATGGAAGGAAAAGTTAATTAATGAAAATCCCTCATTAAGCGACAAGAACTTTGGTATCCCTATTGTAACTAACGGTCTAACTCATGGATTAAGCATTGTGGCTGATTTATTTGTTGAGAAGGGAGATCCAATAATTTTGCCAGATATGTATTGGGATAATTATAATTTAACCTTTGATTTCCGGCATGGAAGCCAAACAGTAATATATCCCCTTTTTTCAAGCACAGATAAATTCTATGTAGAAGCCATGGAAGAAGCAATGTTACTATGTGGAAAATCAAAAATAATTTTAATGCTGAATTTCCCGAATAATCCGACGGGTTATACACCTTATGAAGAAGAAGTTAGAGGGATCATTGAGACGATCATAAGAATAGCTAATTCGGGTGTTAACATTATTGTAGTAGCAGATGATGCGTATTTTGGACAGTTTTATGAGGATTCAATAAAAGAATCAATTTTTTCACGGTTAATTGGCATTCATCCGCGTGTCCTTCCCATAAAAGTAGATGGAGCTACGAAAGAGGAATACGCATGGGGGTTTCGTGTTGGGTTTCTGACATTCGGTATTCAAAATAAAGAAGTTTTAGAAGCATTAGAGGAAAAGACATTAGCTTCTATTCGAAGTACCATTTCATGTTGTTCACATCCTTCGCAAACATTTATTTTAGATGTTCTTCAACATCCGGATTTTAAGGCCCAACGAAAGAGTAACTTTCAGATAATGAAATCCCGGTGGCAAAGAATTAAGGAGATATTAAGCAGTTCAGACTATACTGATGCATTTGAACCCTATCCTTTTAATTCAGGTTATTTTATATGTCTCCGTATCAAACAGGTTGACGCAGAGTTGCTTCGGGAATACTTAGTTAATCATTACGGAGTTGGCACCATTTCTTTTGGCCATAATAATCTCCGACTCGCTTTTTCAAGTGTTGAATTAGAGGATTTAGATAAACTTTTTGTTTGTATTTATCAAGCATGTAAGGAACTAGAAAAGAAAACAGTCAAACTATAAAGAAAAACACAAATTACTAGATTAACAAATAATTAAAATTGATACTAAATAAAACGATTAATCCTCCCATACTTTACTAGAAGGTTCGATAAATACGAAATTAGTTGAGGACAAATACAGTTAGATCTTATGCTTCCAAAATTAAAACTGCTCTAAAAAAATGAAACAGGTTAGGATTTCTTCATTTTCAATCATTACTTAATAGATATAACGTAGCTATTGCGGAACAATAAGGTCATTTAAAAGAATACTAGATTTGTTTATAATCAAACCAACATCGAGAAATTAGTATTGGCTTTTGCTATATTACTGAGTATGGCAATAAAAATTCCATCCTACTCCATTAAAGGATGAGTTTTCCCTTAGTATTAATATTTGTCTTAATTTATTGAACGAACAGGACATTGATAGATTAATCGAGAAATACATGTTTTAACCTTAAACAGTGAAGAGAAATTGAAAATAGTCTATTTACAACTTGCTTTATCAATAGCTTTTGTAGGAGCCAATGCAGCACATAGATAGTGATTAATATTCCCTTAAGAGCTTTGGCTAAAAAAACGGGCGGGTATGTCTTGCTTCTAAACTTTTTCTTCCTGGAGGCCCCTTAATTGGTAGTCATTTTAGCCGAATGATCATAGAGGTTGATCATTATAGACAAATACGGTCATCTGAAAAAGCAGATGGAGCTTTTAAAGCGGTTCCTAAACGAATACAAGTAAGTAATACAGAATTTTAAGAGCGATAATAGTATTAAGTGCGACGCACGATATTCAGAATACGGTGGAGCAACATCTGAGCAAAACAAAGGTAGATTACTGTGTAATGGTTAACATTTTGCCTCCTAACGGTCCTAAGAATTAAAAACGCTGAGCAGGCTGTTGCATATGCTAAACATGTTAAAGTCATAGCTCACGATTTAAGAGCATAAGCGATTGGAGAAATTTAACCGTTTTTAAATTTTTAATTTAGTGTTGCTGTTTTTGTAGGCCATTATCTAGTGGCAATGTGTTCTGTTCAAGTACTTGGTTATGTAGTCCCACGATACACAAAATTATGTCGATTGCATTGTTTTGCAAAGATGTTTCAAAGCCAATAGTGGATTGTGTTGCCCCCATTAACTTTCATATAAAAAATATTCTAAAGCAATGGATTTCTGGTTGATCGTATTTTTATCACAAATCCATTGCCTTTTCATATGCCTGTGTGTATTGATAAAAAGGATAATATATAAAATCCTGTTTTATAATCAGCCAAATTTAAAAAACGATTTTCAAACTTTATAAATCATTTGGTATAAAAATACACTTTATGGAAATTTTCGTAATTAATACCGACTTTTAAGTCAATAGGTCATATTAGAAAGAAGGGAGAAACACTATTAAGATTATCTTTGATTATTTAAACATTCGTAAAATATTAATTGTATGAATGCCTTATAAAATCGAAAAAAGAAATCCCTCCTCTTAGCTTAAAATACTAGGCTGACAGTATTATAAAAAGTAAAAAAGCCTGATTCTAATTGAATCCAGGCTTTCTATTTGTTCATAAACGGATTTTTAATAACGATACAAGTTCCAATAAATTTCACCTAATTAGGAATTTTGCTTTTTAAATTTCCATGAAAGAAAATTGGGAGATATGGGAGTATAGGAGTATAAGTCCAGCCCGGAAGGAAAAAAGGAGAGAAATAGTGAAGACGGCCTAAAAAAGACGCGTGACGAGTATGGAAGCAAGAAGTCTGTTTAAATAGTTAGATATTCAATCTGTGGAAGAGAAACATTCGGCAAGAGTTCCTGCTCCGTGTAAGCAGCTCAATAGTTAATTTAGCAAATACTCCCTTTAAATATATAGATATGAAACTTTTCTTCAAAAGCCATGGAAACAACGCACCCTATATACTGCATTTATACCTGGTAAGAAGGAATTGTATAAATGAAATGATAAGAATTTTATCTTTTTAATAAAACATTAACAAAAAGGGCCCATAATAAAAAGGAAAAGGAGTGGATTTTATGAAGGATATTAGCATACTTTTTGCATTTGTAGGAGGGGGATTGTCCTTTTTCTCTCCATGCGTGTTTCCTCTTTTGCCTGCTTATATTACCCATTTAACAGGTGGAAAGATTGAAAATGCAAAAATGCAGGTGAACCGCGCAAAACTTTATTCACGTTCAATTGGATTTATCATGGGCTTTAGTCTTGTCTTTATAGCGCTCGGTGCTTCAGCAAGCTTTATTGGAAAAATCCTTATGGACTATCGTGTTCTTATCATGCAGATAGCCGGTTTACTCATTATTATCTTTGGTTTGCAGATGGCTGGTTTATTAAATTTTAAATTTCTAATGAAGGAAAAAAGAATTCAGACCGAACATGCATCAAAAAATGTTTTTAGTTCTGTATTACTGGGAATGGCATTTGCCAGTGGATGGTCCCCTTGTGTCGGACTTGCTCTTTCCTCCATACTGTTATTAGCAAGCTCATCTGATACTTTGAGTCAGGGGGTTTTCTTGTTGGGAGCTTACTCTCTTGGCATGGCTATTCCATTCTTCATTATTTCTATTGTGATTTCTTATTCGTTAAAAACAATGAGAAAAATAAACAAGTACTTATCAAAGCTTGCATTTGTGAATGGAATGATCATGGTAGGCCTTGGATTTTTGGTGTTATCGGGGCAATTACAAAAAATCAGTTCCTGGCTCTCAGCCTATAGTTTATTTTCATTATAAAAAGGGGGCTCTCTTTTGGTACAAAAACACCTTATCGGAAAAACAGTATTACTGGTAGAAGATGATCTGAAAATCCGTAACCTTGTAAAAATTTATTTGATTAAAGAAGGATATGAAGTCATAGAAGCATCAAATGGCTGGGAGGCAAAAGAAAAAATCAAGCAGTTCGACCCCTGTATATTAATACTTGATCTTATGCTGCCAAAAGTCAATGGTGAAGAGGTATGTAAATGGGTTCGAGAGGATTTTAAAAGCAGGATGCCCATCATTATGCTTACAGCGAAAGTGTCAGAAAAAGACCGAATCCAAGGCTTTAAGTTAGGAGCCGATGACTATGTTGTTAAACCTTTCAGTCCTGCTGAACTAATGGCGAGGATCGAAGCCGTTCTAAGAAGAACTGCAAGCCGCTGCAGCAAGTTGAGCTTTACGGGATTTACGATCAAGCCGGCAAAGGGAGAAGCATGGATTGATGGAGAACAGCTGGAGTTAACCCATTTTGAATTTAAGCTCCTGCATATGTTCATGCAGCATCCAGATCAAGTTTTATCAAGGGAGCAAATTCTTGACTTTATCTATGAAAACAATGAAAAAGCCGTGTCTGAAAGGACTATTGATGTGCATATTAAGCATTTGCGAGAGAAAATAAAAGAAAAGACACCAAAGGATTATATTCAAACGGTCAGAGGAATGGGGTATAAATTTGTGGCTTTATAAACACGTGTCTAATCTGTTATCAAGGCTGGTTGCTCTAAATGGCACCGTTGTTTTGCTCGCTATTCTCCTGGCAGGTTTGTCTGTTAAAGATTACGCTTGTTTTTTGGTCAATTCCGAACAAGTAGTGGGTCAGGAGCTTGTTGATATGTTGAATGGTTTTCTATGGAAAGTAGGAGCCCTTGCTTTTATCATCTCGGGTCTATTCCACTACTTCACTGTCAGGAAGATCATAGGACCCGTTAAACAATTGGCCATAGCTACTAAAAAAATCAAGGAAGGCAACATCCCGCCTAAAGTTGAAACGAAGGCATCAGGAGAATTGAAGGAACTCATTGAAAATTTTAATTCTATGTCTGAAACGCTCTTTACTGTCCATGAGCAACGGGAGGAAATGCTTCGTGATATTGCCCATGAGCTTCGGACGCCTTTAACGAATATAAATGGTTATCTGGAAGCACTTGAAAACGAAGTCATTAGCGGAGATCCTGAATTATTTGGCTCCCTGCTTGAGGAATCCCGGCGAATTACAAGAATCGTTGAACTGATAACAGAAATAAATTCCTGGAATAATGGAAACTATTTTTCAGAAAAGCAGTTTCGGCCAGTCTCCATAAGTGAAGTGCTTACAGAAGCGATAACGACCTTTCAGTTAAAACTAAATGATCAGTTTACAAACACTGACATTCATATTGAACAAGCAAGCCTATTAGGAAATAAAGATGGCCTCGCACAAGTTCTATCTAATGTTCTTCAAAACATTCTTGATTATGATACGGGAAGCAATCTGGCAGTAAACGGAGCAGTCAAAAATAAAACATACGTCATCACTTTTACTCATACCGGTCAATTTATTGCCCCCGAAAAAAAAGAACTTATCTTTGAGCGTTTTTATCGATTAGAAGAATCCAGAAGTACAAGAGCCGATGGAGCGGGGCTCGGCCTGGCCATCGCTAAAAGTATTGTCACTGCCCATCGTGGAAAGATTGGAGTCGAGTCAGACGGTACCCACCATACTTTTTGGATTGTGCTTCCGTTAGAGAAGGCCGGTAGAGTAGATGCGTAATGTGCCAATATTAAGATTCTTAATCATTCCTTAACAAACGAGGTTTATATTTTTACCGAAAGGGGTGCTGAAATGGAGTTTATAATTGAAAATGACCATATTAAAGGCGATTTAGCATTTAATGAAATAGCTATTTCATCTAGCGAAAAAAACGGGTATCGTCCGTACGAGCTTTTTGTCTCTTCTTTAGCTGGTTGTAGTGGAAGTCTGCTTCGAACGATCTTGCAAAAAAGGAGGCATTCTTATCAAAAACTTGAAATGAAAGTTTCTTCGGTTAGAAACCCCAATCATGCCAATCAAATTGAAGGGCTTTCTTTGACAGCCTATATTCACTCGAAAGAGCCTTTTACACCGCAGCAGGCGGAAAAAATGGCTCTTTTAGTAGTC is from Bacillus sp. PK3_68 and encodes:
- a CDS encoding OsmC family protein, which codes for MEFIIENDHIKGDLAFNEIAISSSEKNGYRPYELFVSSLAGCSGSLLRTILQKRRHSYQKLEMKVSSVRNPNHANQIEGLSLTAYIHSKEPFTPQQAEKMALLVVKNCSMIQSVIQSIDIKFMVKMISLIGDHS
- a CDS encoding aminotransferase class I/II-fold pyridoxal phosphate-dependent enzyme — protein: MLNPLALELNNKIEDNDAYIYQMLSSLGRSLYFPKGIVSQSTEALQKAHKFNATIGVATKKESPMYLNALQSKLSAFDPKDLYPYAPPTGKMELRKIWKEKLINENPSLSDKNFGIPIVTNGLTHGLSIVADLFVEKGDPIILPDMYWDNYNLTFDFRHGSQTVIYPLFSSTDKFYVEAMEEAMLLCGKSKIILMLNFPNNPTGYTPYEEEVRGIIETIIRIANSGVNIIVVADDAYFGQFYEDSIKESIFSRLIGIHPRVLPIKVDGATKEEYAWGFRVGFLTFGIQNKEVLEALEEKTLASIRSTISCCSHPSQTFILDVLQHPDFKAQRKSNFQIMKSRWQRIKEILSSSDYTDAFEPYPFNSGYFICLRIKQVDAELLREYLVNHYGVGTISFGHNNLRLAFSSVELEDLDKLFVCIYQACKELEKKTVKL
- a CDS encoding ATP-binding protein, which codes for MWLYKHVSNLLSRLVALNGTVVLLAILLAGLSVKDYACFLVNSEQVVGQELVDMLNGFLWKVGALAFIISGLFHYFTVRKIIGPVKQLAIATKKIKEGNIPPKVETKASGELKELIENFNSMSETLFTVHEQREEMLRDIAHELRTPLTNINGYLEALENEVISGDPELFGSLLEESRRITRIVELITEINSWNNGNYFSEKQFRPVSISEVLTEAITTFQLKLNDQFTNTDIHIEQASLLGNKDGLAQVLSNVLQNILDYDTGSNLAVNGAVKNKTYVITFTHTGQFIAPEKKELIFERFYRLEESRSTRADGAGLGLAIAKSIVTAHRGKIGVESDGTHHTFWIVLPLEKAGRVDA
- a CDS encoding response regulator transcription factor codes for the protein MVQKHLIGKTVLLVEDDLKIRNLVKIYLIKEGYEVIEASNGWEAKEKIKQFDPCILILDLMLPKVNGEEVCKWVREDFKSRMPIIMLTAKVSEKDRIQGFKLGADDYVVKPFSPAELMARIEAVLRRTASRCSKLSFTGFTIKPAKGEAWIDGEQLELTHFEFKLLHMFMQHPDQVLSREQILDFIYENNEKAVSERTIDVHIKHLREKIKEKTPKDYIQTVRGMGYKFVAL
- a CDS encoding cytochrome c biogenesis protein CcdA — translated: MKDISILFAFVGGGLSFFSPCVFPLLPAYITHLTGGKIENAKMQVNRAKLYSRSIGFIMGFSLVFIALGASASFIGKILMDYRVLIMQIAGLLIIIFGLQMAGLLNFKFLMKEKRIQTEHASKNVFSSVLLGMAFASGWSPCVGLALSSILLLASSSDTLSQGVFLLGAYSLGMAIPFFIISIVISYSLKTMRKINKYLSKLAFVNGMIMVGLGFLVLSGQLQKISSWLSAYSLFSL
- a CDS encoding MalY/PatB family protein — its product is MKYNFDQEINRMKTACEKWDDLETRFGVNNVLPMWVADMDFMAPPAVIEALKERVEHGILGYTYRPDTYFEAIMEWVSRRHQWSIEKEWITHSPGVIPALAFILRSLTQPGDKIIVQSPVYHHFFRVIESQGRTVVNNPLCFEEGRYTMDFADLEAQIDSSVKMLILCSPHNPVGRVWTREELTRLGEICLANNILIVSDEIHFDLVYKKYKHVPIASISEALAKQTITCFSPSKTFNIWGVQTSVVVIPNSDLRELYNREINSMAIGWATPFGITALESSYRFGEEWLEQLIDYLKGNVDFLQSYLKNHIPQIKLIEPEGTYLLWLDCREFGFDVKELDQFMLHKARLALNEGHIFGQGGEGFMRMNIACPRSTLNKALRQLEQAVKQLSHIEK
- a CDS encoding cysteine dioxygenase family protein yields the protein MMNQTNEYDFTDFVREMTVMVERCHNDNECVIEAERLVGKLIQSSSWLSSEKKIPSDKGYARHLLYCDPEDRFEVIALVWKPGQKTTLHDHDNTWGAEGVIEGQIKVTNYIRLKELSGGKIVQLKHVDTTIVGERGTGKLLPPADCHILEGIGNKPAITIHVYGKQLKKFREFTPLDEEGLYIAQEKQVEYTPAQVCIK